One Primulina huaijiensis isolate GDHJ02 chromosome 5, ASM1229523v2, whole genome shotgun sequence DNA segment encodes these proteins:
- the LOC140977754 gene encoding uncharacterized protein, with amino-acid sequence MSQNFAPSFVYHRRKQNHSSSCICTIQPTSGAKCSDVCRSSISSEAAPAGLPQEKVSEIGTESTWLPLACPVECNQDTTVDYDECPTEERVSSEEALVSDMDIALNVICGNNCSSSKSNLDVGSASFKIDVEDTGECSSSGALVTEKVPDISERDICISILRSQGLLEKFWTRHNHADAENTGNSGSRCCSKTCKVCGHLETSKNLLICDNCEDAFHITCCEPRAARIPAGEWLCNSCLKKKHKILKEKSSGNLNSSMEIGKYGISASVGELGSLEFMFRDTEPHMSCVRIGDDFQASVPNWRGPIDGECDLNGIQIEIHPLEDDCSWEWKLTKPLKLSSIGNWIQCREMIEGVGKGVDGTICGKWRRAPLFEVQTDKWECFCCIHWDPAHADCAVPQKAYFILS; translated from the exons ATGTCCCAAAATTTTGCGCCGTCTTTTGTATATCATCGTCGGAAGCAGAATCATAGCTCTAGTTGCATTTGCACAATCCAACCAACTTCTGGTGCTAAGTGTAGTGATGTTTGCCGCTCTTCCATCAGTTCTGAAGCTGCTCCTGCTGGGCTTCCGCAAGAGAAAGTTTCTGAAATCGGGACAGAATCCACATGGCTTCCTCTTGCGTGTCCAGTGGAATGTAATCAAGATACCACAGTAGACTATGACGAGTGTCCAACTGAGGAACGAGTTAGTTCTGAAGAGGCCTTGGTAAGTGACATGGATATAGCTTTGAATGTCATTTGTGGCAATAATTGTTCATCGTCAAAGTCAAACCTGGACGTTGGATCGGCTTCCTTTAAAATTGATGTGGAGGATACAGGCGAGTGCTCTTCTTCCGGTGCTTTGGTAACTGAGAAggtgccagatatttcagaaAGAGATATATGCATTTCAATTCTCAGAAGTCAGGGACTGCTTGAGAAATTTTGGACTAGACATAATCATGCAGATGCTGAAAATACTGGTAACTCTGGCAGCAGATGCTGTTCAAAGACATGCAAAGTCTGTGGTCATTTGGAAACTTCAAAGAACTTGTTAATTTGTGATAATTGTGAAGATGCCTTTCATATTACTTGCTGCGAACCTCGTGCTGCAAGAATACCTGCTGGTGAATGGCTTTGCAACTCTTGCTTGAAAAAGAAGCACAAAATACTGAAGGAGAAATCTTCCGGTAATTTGAATTCCAGCATGGAGATTGGAAAATATGGCATTTCAGCATCAGTGGGTGAACTTGGATCCCTGGAGTTCATGTTCAGAGATACTGAGCCACATATGTCGTGTGTGCGAATCGGTGATGATTTTCAAGCAAGTGTTCCCAATTGGCGTGGTCCCATTGATGG TGAATGCGATCTTAATGGCATCCAGATAGAAATTCATCCTCTTGAAGATGATTGCTCATGG GAATGGAAATTGACCAAACCTTTGAAGCTCAGTTCTATTGGCAATTGGATTCAGTGTCGGGAGATGATTGAAGGCGTCGGAAAAGGTGTTGATGGAACCATTTGTGGAAAATGGCGCAG GGCTCCTCTTTTTGAAGTTCAAACTGATAAATGGGAATGCTTTTGTTGTATTCATTGGGATCCAGCTCATGCGGATTGTGCTGTACCCCAG AAGGCCTACTTCATTTTATCTTAA
- the LOC140977795 gene encoding putative clathrin assembly protein At5g57200 has translation MESFRKAYGALKDSTTVGLAKVNSEFKDLDIAIVKATNHVEYPPKERHVRKIFAAVSISRQRADVSYCLHALSRRLGKTRNWIVAIKTLIVIHRMLREGDPSFREELLHYSKRGHLFQISNFKDYSSPLAWDCSAWVRTYSLFLEERLECFRTLNYDIESDRVSKSAPGVTKAYSKTRLLNTQELLDQLPALQQLLYRLVGCQPEGAACHNFLIQYALALVLKESFKIYCAINDGIINLVDMFFEMPKHNAVRALNTYKRAGQQAEILADFYGFCRTLDLARTFQFPILRQPPPSFLATMEEYVREAPQTGSLSHKRLEYRETEEEAEKPKEAAPIEKQGEEVENKEEIVEIPEEPEVKIEEEVEPLQLAQEPVDLLGLNEINPKAVELEHSNALALAIIQTGSDPLYTNSNALMEIGKSSGWELALVTAPSYINKPQPPETKMAGGFDKLLLDSLYEDNSARRQLQLHNTGYSAGYGYEMAAHNAAFDQIHDPFAMSNSIAPPANVQMALMSQQEHIMMMNQLQMMQQQQNNTMMVPHNGYAAQYYQQPQQMGTSNPFGDPFSYPQSTSQHNGNHMLI, from the exons ATGGAAAGCTTTAGAAAAGCCTATGGAGCCCTCAAGGACTCAACCACGGTCGGCCTCGCCAAGGTCAATAGTGAATTCAAG GATTTGGATATTGCAATTGTCAAGGCAACCAATCATGTTGAATATCCTCCAAAGGAACGACATGTGAGAA AGATATTTGCAGCAGTATCCATATCACGTCAGAGAGCTGATGTTTCCTACTGCCTTCATGCACTTTCAAGAAGATTGGGAAAGACTAGAAATTGGATT GTGGCCATAAAGACTTTGATAGTTATTCACCGGATGTTAAGAGAGGGAGATCCAAGCTTCAGAGAAGAATTATTGCATTACTCCAAAAGGGGACATTTGTTTCAAATATCCAACTTCAAAGATTACTCTAGTCCTTTAG CTTGGGATTGTTCTGCTTGGGTTCGAACGTATTCGCTCTTCCTTGAGGAGCGACTAGAGTGTTTTAGAACTTTAAACTACGATATAGAGTCTGATAGAGTCTCAAAATCAGCTCCTGGAGTAACTAAG GCTTATAGTAAGACACGACTCTTGAACACTCAAGAATTGCTGGATCAGCTACCTGCGTTGCAACAACTTCTGTATCGACTTGTCGGTTGCCAG CCTGAAGGAGCAGCCTGTCACAATTTCCTCATCCAATATGCATTGGCCTTG GTTTTGAAAGAGAGCTTCAAGATATATTGCGCCATTAATGATGGGATTATTAATCTTGTTGACATG tTTTTCGAAATGCCTAAACATAACGCAGTTAGAGCTCTTAACACATACAAAAGAGCTGGACAACAG GCAGAAATTCTAGCCGACTTTTACGGGTTCTGCAGAACTCTGGACCTTGCTCGAACTTTTCAGTTCCCCATTTTAAGACAG CCTCCACCTTCATTTCTAGCAACTATGGAGGAGTACGTAAGGGAAGCACCTCAGACAGGTTCTTTGTCTCATAAGAGACTG GAGTATCGCGAGACAGAAGAAGAGGCAGAAAAACCCAAAGAAGCAGCTCCAATCGAAAAACAAGGCGAAGAAGTCGAAAACAAGGAAGAAATTGTTGAAATACCTGAAGAACCGGAGGTTAAGATTGAAGAAGAAGTTGAGCCACTGCAATTAGCCCAAGAACCTGTTGATCTACTG GGTTTGAATGAAATAAATCCGAAGGCCGTGGAACTAGAACACAGCAATGCATTGGCGCTTGCAATTATTCAAACTG GGAGTGATCCGCTGTATACGAATAGTAATGCCTTGATGGAAATAGGAAAGAGTTCTGGATGGGAATTGGCTTTAGTAACAGCTCCGAGCTACATTAACAAACCCCAACCACCTGAAACCAAAATG GCTGGAGGGTTCGACAAGCTGTTACTTGACAGCTTGTACGAAGATAACTCGGCCAGGAGGCAACTGCAGCTGCACAACACAGGTTACAGCGCAGGCTATGGGTACGAAATGGCTgcacataatgcagcattcgatcAAATACATGATCCTTTCGCCATGTCCAACAGCATTGCGCCTCCAGCAAATGTGCAGATGGCATTGATGTCTCAGCAAGAACATATTATGATGATGAATCAACTGCAAATGATGCAGCAGCAGCAAAATAATACAATGATGGTGCCGCATAACGGGTATGCAGCCCAGTACTATCAGCAGCCGCAGCAAATGGGAACTTCTAATCCATTTGGCGATCCTTTTAGCTATCCGCAGAGTACGTCGCAGCATAATGGAAACCACATGTTGATATAG
- the LOC140977311 gene encoding uncharacterized membrane protein At1g16860-like, whose protein sequence is MGSRFPSHQLSNGLYVSGRPEQPKEKTPSMSSVAMPYTGGDIKRSGELGKMFDIPMDSSRSRKSGPISNAPTRTGSFGGTSSHSGQLNSVNRASVSSGGVSGSASMKKTNSGPLNKHGEPLKKSSGPQGGGTAVSRQNSGPLPPVLPTTGLITSGPITSGPLNSSGAPRKTSGPLESIGSMKLHNASVLNNQAVTHLSQDDEYSFRRSFPKPILWSIILLFVMGFIAGGFILGAVRNPILLLVVVVLFAAVATVFTWNTCWGRRAVTSYIASYPDAELRTAKDGQFVKVSGVVTCGNVPLESSFQKVPRCVYTSTSLYEYRGWDSKAANPTHRRFTWGLRALERHVVDFYISDFQSGLRALVKTGYGARVTPYVDESVVVEINPSNGDVSSDFVRWLGVRNLSSDDRVMRLKEGYIKEGSTVSVMGVVQRNENVLMIVPPPEPFSTGCQWSKCILPASLEGIVLRCEDTSKIDVIPV, encoded by the exons ATGGGTTCTCGATTTCCTTCACATCAGCTGAGCAATGGCCTGTATGTGTCTGGCCGCCCTGAACAACCAAAAGAAAAGACTCCCTCAATGAGCTCAGTCGCTATGCCTTACACCGGTGGCGATATAAAAAGATCTGGAGAACTGGGAAAGATGTTTGACATTCCTATGGATAGCTCAAGGTCCCGAAAATCTGGTCCTATAAGCAATGCTCCGACAAGAACGGGGTCATTTGGTGGAACATCCTCTCACTCAGGCCAATTAAATTCTGTCAATCGGGCCTCTGTTTCTTCTGGAGGGGTTTCTGGATCGGCCTCTATGAAGAAGACCAATTCTGGTCCCCTTAATAAACATGGGGaaccattaaaaaaatcatcTGGTCCTCAAGGAGGAGGAACAGCCGTTTCTCGTCAAAATTCTGGCCCTCTTCCACCAGTTCTTCCAACCACGGGTCTAATTACATCCGGACCTATTACTTCAGGTCCACTGAATTCATCTGGCGCTCCTAGGAAGACATCTGGTCCTTTGGAGTCCATTGGGTCAATGAAGTTACACAATGCTTCTGTTTTGAATAATCAGGCTGTTACCCACCTCAGTCAGGATGATGAATATTCCTTCCGGAGGAGCTTCCCGAAGCCAATTCTTTGGTCCATCATTCTTCTCTTTGTGATGGGGTTTATTGCCGGCGGTTTCATTCTTGGAGCTGTCCGGAACCCTATTCTTCTTCTTGTCGTCGTCGTACTTTTTGCTGCTGTTGCTACAGTATTTACCTGGAATACATGTTGGGGAAGAAGAGCTGTTACCAGTTATATAGCTAGTTATCCTGATGCTGAATTACGAACTGCGAAAGATGGCCAATTTGTTAAAGTGTCAGGG GTTGTCACATGTGGAAATGTTCCTCTTGAATCATCATTCCAGAAAGTTCCCCGGTGTGTTTATACCTCCACAAGTTTATATGAGTATAGGGGATGGGATTCAAAAGCAGCAAATCCCACTCACCGCCGCTTTACCTGGGGCCTTCGTGCATTAGAG AGGCATGTGGTTGATTTCTATATATCCGATTTCCAATCTGGATTGAGGGCATTGGTTAAGACTGGCTATGGTGCAAGAGTGACACCCTATGTTGATGAATCGGTTGTTGTTGAAATCAATCCATCGAATGGGGACGTGTCTTCTGATTTTGTCAGATGGTTAGGAGTAAGGAATCTTTCAAGTGATGACCGTGTAATGCGATTGAAAGAAGG GTACATCAAAGAAGGTAGCACCGTCAGTGTTATGGGCGTAGTGCAGCGAAATGAGAATGTTTTAATGATTGTTCCTCCTCCAGAACCCTTTTCAACCGGATGCCAGTGGAGTAAATGCATTCTGCCAGCCAGTCTTGAAGGCATCGTTTTGAGATGTGAGGACAcctcaaagattgatgttatACCAGTTTAG
- the LOC140977312 gene encoding uncharacterized protein produces the protein MLNRYASLRRKLLVDPHVVKDGGISPDLVMDNPLSQNPDSMWGRFFRNAELERMLDKDLTRLYPERGSYFQTSACQGMLRRILLFWCLKNPEYGYRQGMHELLAPLMYVLHVDVERLLEVRKLYEDHFADKFDGLTFHDNGLTYNFDFKKFSESVEYKNGLENSFVEANGLSELDPEIQTIVLLSDAYGTEGELGVVLSEKFMEHDAYSMFDALMKGAGGAVAMTEFFSPSPFVNSHTGFPPVIEASAALYHLLSIVDSSLHSHLVEVGVEPQYFALRWLRVLFGREFSLENLLVIWDEIFSQENTKLNKSAGLDVESNSGILDSHRGAFISAFAVSIVLNLRSSLLAAENATACLQRLLNFPDDINLVKLIAKAVSLQALTIDSNVNYQQIQHDLFGGRKSVVTRGHSISLDLSSPRTPWKMVHESYWEEKWKVLHKEEESQKNNSEKQVVKSKKGWSEGVRLRLSRTESDPSPSVECETTKSLKPSVKRSLLEDLVRELGSDEEKESVGSDEVAFHENPVETRGQNATDQKLSSALSGAASEGNSSDYFEPQSPIHGDSDQESEQDRSSVASNSPVDENDAKTNDPESCGTNSPLPVSEPPIGHSPSFKQNEDSMEKSAVGVKPIKLLSGKFPWLWKFGRNANGGIFKKPPPAEVAKTCNSVSSGQEKDATSFMSDVYDGSCSTSHGDTVTQNVMISLRNLGQSMFENIQMIESALQLNRDQLGSPENLKNGFSNEERVTATVALNELRKISNFLSDM, from the exons ATGTTGAACAGGTATGCTTCTCTGAGGAGAAAACTTCTAGTTGACCCGCATGTGGTAAAAGATGGTGGAATTTCTCCTGATCTTGTCATGGACAATCCTTTATCACAAAACCCAG ACAGCATGTGGGGTCGCTTTTTCAGAAATGCTGAATTAGAGAGAATGCTTGATAAAGATTTGACACGCTTATACCCTGAAAGAGGTAGCTATTTTCAGACAAGTGCATGTCAAGGAATGCTAAGacgaatattattattttggtgtCTTAAAAATCCGGAGTACGGCTACAGACAAG GTATGCATGAACTCTTGGCTCCCCTGATGTATGTTCTTCATGTTGACGTGGAGCGTCTCTTAGAAGTAAGAAAGCTTTATGAAGACCATTTTGCTGACAAATTTGATGGCCTTACATTTCATGACAATGGCTTAACATATAATTTTGACTTCAAGAAATTCTCGGAATCCGTGGAATATAAAAATGGTTTAGAAAACAGTTTTGTGGAAGCTAATGGCCTGAGTGAACTTGATCCTGAGATACAAACTATTGTTTTACTAAGTGATGCTTATGGAACCGAAGGTGAACTTGGTGTTGTGTTATCCGAGAAATTTATGGAACATGATGCCTATTCGATGTTTGATGCTTTGATGAAAGGGGCTGGTGGTGCAGTTGCCATGACCGAATTTTTCTCGCCTTCTCCTTTTGTGAATTCCCATACTGGCTTTCCCCCTGTTATCGAAGCTTCCGCTGCACTGTATCATTTGCTATCCATAGTCGATTCATCTCTTCACAGTCACCTTGTTGAAGTAGGAGTAGAACCACAATATTTTGCACTACGATGGCTACGTGTATTATTTGGTCGTGAATTTTCCTTGGAAAACCTTTTGGTGATCTGGGATGAAATTTTTTCTCAGGAAAACACCAAGCTGAACAAATCAGCTGGTCTCGATGTAGAGTCCAATAGTGGAATCCTTGACTCGCATAGGGGAGCATTCATTTCTGCTTTTGCAGTTTCAATTGTACTTAATTTAAGGTCTTCATTGCTTGCTGCTGAGAATGCGACTGCCTGCCTTCAGAGATTGTTGAATTTTCCTGATGACATAAATCTTGTCAAACTGATAGCAAAGGCAGTTTCGTTGCAAGCACTGACAATAGATTCAAATGTAAATTACCAGCAAATTCAACACGACTTATTTGGTGGTAGGAAGTCAGTAGTTACTCGGGGCCATAGTATTTCTCTAGATTTAAGTTCTCCGAGAACTCCTTGGAAGATGGTTCATGAGAGCTACTGGGAAGAGAAATGGAAAGTTCTGCACAAGGAGGAAGAAAGCCAGAAAAATAACTCGGAAAAACAAGTCGTGAAAAGCAAAAAGGGTTGGTCCGAGGGAGTAAGATTGCGCCTATCCAGAACCGAATCAGACCCATCTCCATCAGTGGAGTGTGAAACTACGAAAAGTTTGAAGCCATCTGTAAAGAGAAGTTTGTTGGAGGATCTAGTCAGAGAGCTCGGATCAGATGAAGAGAAAGAATCTGTTGGAAGTGATGAAGTTGCATTCCACGAGAATCCAGTGGAGACTAGAGGACAAAATGCTACTGATCAAAAGCTTAGCAGTGCATTGAGCGGCGCTGCAAGTGAAGGAAATTCTTCTGACTACTTTGAACCACAAAGTCCTATTCATGGAGATAGTGATCAGGAAAGTGAACAGGATAGAAGTAGTGTTGCATCAAACTCACCTGTTGATGAAAATGATGCTAAGACCAATGATCCTGAGTCTTGTGGAACAAACTCCCCTCTTCCGGTCTCAGAACCTCCTATTGGTCACTCTCCAAGTTTTAAGCAAAATGAGGATTCCATGGAAAAATCAGCTGTGGGGGTAAAACCAATAAAGCTTCTATCTGGTAAATTTCCATGGTTATGGAAGTTTGGAAGAAATGCCAATGGGGGAATATTCAAGAAACCACCACCAGCTGAAGTTGCGAAAACTTGCAACAGTGTAAGTAGTGGTCAGGAAAAAGATGCTACTTCTTTTATGTCTGATGTATATGATGGCTCATGTAGCACCAGCCACGGAGATACAGTCACCCAGAATGTGATGATCAGCTTGAGGAATCTTGGTCAATCCATGTTCGAAAACATCCAG ATGATTGAATCTGCCCTCCAACTGAATCGGGATCAGCTGGGATCACCAGAGAATTTAAAGAATGGTTTTTCCAACGAAGAACGAGTCACGGCCACGGTTGCACTCAACGAGCTTCGAAAAATCAGCAATTTTTTATCTGATATGTGA